The following is a genomic window from Spirochaeta cellobiosiphila DSM 17781.
CTTAAAGATTCCTAAAGACACCTGAGAGAATATCAGGTTGATAGGCTGGGTGTATACGCATGGTAACATGTTTAGCATACCAGTACTAATTTGTCGTGAGGCTTGACCATATTATTTGTTATCCCTTAAAAAACATGTCTTAAAAGAGAACTTTTAAAGAGGATACTATTTCATTGACTTAGTATCTTGTTTTGAAGAATATTATTGTCTGGTGACCATAGAGAAGGGGATCCACCCGTTCCCATTCCGAACACGGAAGTTAAGCCCTTCATCGCCGATGGTACTGCCGCAAGGTGGGAGAGTAGGTCGTCGCCAGACTTTCTTTTTTTATAAACCTGTCTCGTTAATTTTCAATAATAAACTGGTTGCATAAGTTAACTCTGTCCTTTATCCTAATAGACGTGATATGTAGGAGTTTTTGATGATAGAAAATGAAAACCAAAAGCAAATGGTTACTTTTCAATTAGGTGCCGAACATTATGGTATCGATATAATGGATGTAGATGAAATATATCGTGTTGAACATATTAGACCAATACCAAATGCTCCAACATATGTTGAAGGAATTTTCAATTTACGTGGTGATATCGTACCCATTATTAATTTACATCGTAGGTTTCATATTAAAAAAGCTGAGTTAAGTGAAGATGATGAATTATTGAGTGGGTCTATTATTATCAATATTAATAATACTAAAATTGGTATAATAATTGATAAAATCTTAAGTGTAGTGACCATAGATACAAAATCGGTACAACCACCGCCTCAAATGATATCCGGAATTGGTGCTGAGTATATACAGGGAGTCGTACATCAAGAAGAAGGATATTTGATCATTCTTGACATTTTGCGGTTGTTTGATTCAAAGGAACTACAGCAACTAAGTATGGTTAAGTCTCGGTAACTAATACTATATGACACAGATTGTTCGCAAACCTCTTATACGGAGAAAAGAAATAGATGCTGTTCTTTCTTGTCTTGTGGAAGATCGCTTAGGCTCTAATAAAGATTACGAAGAGTTGCTATCTTTATATAATAAATACCTTGATTCCAATCATGGTATACTACTGAGAGAGTATAAAAGGTCTATAGAATTTGTTTTTGAAATTATTAAACTAGATCCTGATGATGAAATAATAATATCAGCTTTTTCGAATATTTATTATTTTGATATCATTACAAAACTGGGTTGTAAACCAGTTGTAATAGATGTAAACGATAATAATCCCTTAATGAGCCAAGAAAATATAAAGAAATTCGTTAATGATAAAACCAAGGTTATTGTTATAGATAATATTCTTGGATGGAGATATAGCGACCTAGAAATTGATGGTAATTTTATAATAATTGAAGATTTTACTCATATTTTTCCTGATGTACTGGATAAGGATCCTCTAGTGCTGGGTGATATAGTAATCAAACGTTTTGACGAAAATGATGTTATTGCTTCTCCTGGAGGATCTGGCGTTTTCTTTAGGAATAAAAATATTATAACTAGGGCTAAAGACGTTTCTAGTACAATCGGAAAGGATATGTATATGTCAGATGTATCTTGTTCGATGGTAATATCTCAGTTTAAAGATAGATTAGATATTTATGAGAATCTTAGAAATATCTATAATTACCTGTTTAATTCACAAAATAGAGGTCACCATAAAGTTTTTTATCCCAATGCAAGTGAAGTAGCTCCA
Proteins encoded in this region:
- a CDS encoding chemotaxis protein CheW translates to MIENENQKQMVTFQLGAEHYGIDIMDVDEIYRVEHIRPIPNAPTYVEGIFNLRGDIVPIINLHRRFHIKKAELSEDDELLSGSIIININNTKIGIIIDKILSVVTIDTKSVQPPPQMISGIGAEYIQGVVHQEEGYLIILDILRLFDSKELQQLSMVKSR
- a CDS encoding DegT/DnrJ/EryC1/StrS family aminotransferase: MTQIVRKPLIRRKEIDAVLSCLVEDRLGSNKDYEELLSLYNKYLDSNHGILLREYKRSIEFVFEIIKLDPDDEIIISAFSNIYYFDIITKLGCKPVVIDVNDNNPLMSQENIKKFVNDKTKVIVIDNILGWRYSDLEIDGNFIIIEDFTHIFPDVLDKDPLVLGDIVIKRFDENDVIASPGGSGVFFRNKNIITRAKDVSSTIGKDMYMSDVSCSMVISQFKDRLDIYENLRNIYNYLFNSQNRGHHKVFYPNASEVAPNTTITCLCQTSVSEILKYTRKNNIATELAFTNTSIERLENSKEACPNAYDLILRTLIFPLYSSMKKEQIEIESKILSSLP